Part of the Myxococcales bacterium genome, TCCGGATCACGGTCGGCCAGCAGCTTTGCCGCGACCGCCGCGCAAGGGGCGGTATTGCGCCGCAAGGGCTCGGCGATCAGGTTGGCGGCGGGCAATCCGGGCAGGGCCCGGGAGATTTTGTCGGCGATGGCAACGCCGGTAACGATCAACACGCGCTCCGGCGGCAACAACGGTTCGAGGCGCTTCATCGTTTGGACGAGCAGCACGTCGTCGCCGAAAATCGGTAAAAGCTGTTTGGGCAGATGCGCCCGGCTGACCGGCCAGAACCGCGTACCGCTGCCTCCGGCCATGACGACCGCGTAATTCATCACCCCTCCCCGCCTGGACGGTTCATCGCCGCCAATTCCGCTTCAATGGCGTCCAGCAACTCCGCGATGCCGCGCCCTTCCCGGGCGCTGACCGGATAAATCGCCAGCCCTTCCTTCGCTCCCGCTTCGCGCAATGCTTCCAGCCGTTCCGGGCCGTCCGGCAGGTCGATCTTGTTCGCCGCGATCACCTGCGGCCGCCGGCCGAGTTCCTCGCTGTAGGAAGACAGCTCGTGATTGAGCTTGTGAAAATCGTCGAGCGGGTCGCGGCCGGAATGCGGATCGAGATCCAACAGGTGGACCAGCAGGCGAGTGCGCTCGATGTGCCGCAGAAACCGGATGCCCAAGCCGGCGCCGGCGTGCGCGCCCTCGATCAGCCCGGGCAGATCGGCCACCACGAAACGCCGCTCGAAATCGCGGTCGACCGTTCCCAGGTTCGGGTGCAAGGTCGTAAAAGGATAAGCCCCAACTTTCGGCCGGGCCGAGGAAATCGCGGCGATCAAGGTGGATTTGCCGACCGATGGATAGCCGATCAGGCCGACGTCGGCGATGGATTTCAGGACCAGGCGATACCACCGTTCCTCGCCGGGGAAGCCTTTTTCATGCTCCAGCGGCGCGCGGTTGGCATTGCTGAGAAAGCGTGCGTTGCCTCGGCCGCCCCGCCCACCCTTGGCCGCGATCCATTCCCGATCCGGTTCGTCGAGGTCGACCACCATTTCGCCGGTTTCACCGTCGAAAACCACCACCCCGGCCGGCAGGTGGACGTACAGATGGGGAGCGTTCTTACCGTGTTGCGTCTTGCCCTTGCCATGCACGCCGTGCTTGGCGCGGTATTGCGGTTTGTAGGCCAGATCGATCAGCGTGTTCTTCGAGCTGTCGGTCACGAAAACGACATCGCCGCCGTTGCCGCCGTCGCCGCCGTCCGGACCGCCGCGCGGCACGTATTTTTCCTTGCGGAAGGAAAGACAGCCGTCGCCACCCGCGCCCGACTGCACGAATACTTTGACTTCATCGACAAATTTCATGAACGCTCTCTTTCGGACAATGCGCCAGTGTAACCACGCATCGGGCCGGGTTCTAGCGGAAATCCGCCGTTCTGGCAATCGCGAGCCCGCTCGAGCGGGAATAATACCAGAAATTCCAGGATTTCAAGCACCCGCGTTGACAGTAACCGGACCGGCAGGCTATAAAATCTAGCCCGCTTTTGTAGTGTAACCGGTTCGACTTCAGCCGAAGGACGAACCG contains:
- the obgE gene encoding GTPase ObgE, encoding MKFVDEVKVFVQSGAGGDGCLSFRKEKYVPRGGPDGGDGGNGGDVVFVTDSSKNTLIDLAYKPQYRAKHGVHGKGKTQHGKNAPHLYVHLPAGVVVFDGETGEMVVDLDEPDREWIAAKGGRGGRGNARFLSNANRAPLEHEKGFPGEERWYRLVLKSIADVGLIGYPSVGKSTLIAAISSARPKVGAYPFTTLHPNLGTVDRDFERRFVVADLPGLIEGAHAGAGLGIRFLRHIERTRLLVHLLDLDPHSGRDPLDDFHKLNHELSSYSEELGRRPQVIAANKIDLPDGPERLEALREAGAKEGLAIYPVSAREGRGIAELLDAIEAELAAMNRPGGEG